From a single Erpetoichthys calabaricus chromosome 1, fErpCal1.3, whole genome shotgun sequence genomic region:
- the LOC127527232 gene encoding oocyte zinc finger protein XlCOF6-like, which yields MEDMCPAVRKTLDVGYKCEERGSEKIGDEEEKNPTLNRSPLYMQTMKGKSVDIKQEDCEWDSAYRESLGIKEEELERRVTDIKEVSELGELGSRSTEIQKKESMHDIKQEELKTDCDFPCLCPVAPGLGLTLSSHCHPEHHVKSESCRSDVRRSAAPLEAHPSAEDLRDNGSFVLSPLAQSLLQSKSQQTTKDEKRKKLSSRTEGLIAASLLDSSLPVVKLTRIDAVNPHLQIHNSDSSTVSQKQRKHFKNKIKYRGGSRTPTQQKPHCCSECGKQFSHKSRLLIHKRVHTGEKPYYCSECSKGFSTRQLLQTHTRNHTGEKPFCCTECGKHFSTKVLLKIHTKIHTGEKPYMCSECGKGFTRTSNLQAHTRVHTGEKPFSCQECGKRFSESGSLQRHRRIHTGEKPYCCSDCGKRFSQLSYLRVHITSHTGEKPFSCSECGKGFLLSSHLQRHLRLHTGEKTHCCFECGKRFPDRSSLRRHTKIHSGEKPYWCSECGKQFFESRSLQRHMKIHSGEKPYCCSECGKQFSEMSYLQAHARIHTGEKPYCCPECGKQFTARSTLWRHMRVHTGKRSYCCSKCGKEFSEMSSLQAHTRTHTGEKPYCCCECGKRFLLWRYLQRHTRTHNGEKPYCCSVCGKRFLINSNLQRHIRTHTGVRPYCCSECGKQFSELRNLQLHARTHTGEKPYCCSECGKRFTTTSNLQQHARIHNSGNFKSATENHS from the exons ATGGAGGACATGTGCCCAGCTGTCCGGAAAACTCTAGATGTAGGTTATAAATGTGAGGAACGAGGGTCTGAAAAGATAGGTGATGAAGAAGAGAAGAATCCCACACTGAACAGAAGCCCCCTTTACATGCAAACCATGAAGGGAAAGAGTGTGGACATTAAACAGGAGGATTGTGAGTGGGACTCAGCATACCGGGAGAGTCTTGGCATTAAGGAGGAGGAATTGGAAAGAAGGGTCACAGACATTAAAGAGGTCTCTGAACTGGGTGAACTGGGCTCTCGTAGCactgaaatacagaaaaaggAAAGCATGCATGATATAAAGCAAGAAGAGCTGAAAACCGACTGTGACTTTCCGTGTCTTTGCCCAGTGGCTCCTGGATTAGGCCTCACACTGAGTAGTCATTGCCACCCTGAGCATCATGTGAAGTCAGAGTCTTGTAGATCTGATGTGAGGAGGTCTGCAGCACCATTGGAGGCCCATCCTTCTGCTGAAG atttAAGAGACAATGGCAGCTTTGTCTTATCCCCATTGGCTCAATCCTTACTTCAGTCCAAATCACAACAGACAACAAAGGATGAAAAGAGGAAGAAACTCTCATCAAGAACAGAAGGTCTGATAGCTGCATCATTGCTGGACAGTTCACTGCCTGTTGTGAAACTAACAAGGATCGATGCTGTCAATCCTCACCTTCAAATACACAATTCAGACTCATCCACTGTCTCACAAAAGCAGaggaaacatttcaaaaacaaaattaagtataGAGGTGGTAGCCGGACTCCTACCCAACAGAAACcacattgttgttctgaatgtggcaaacagttctctCATAAGAGCAGACTTCTAATCCACaaaagagttcacactggagagaagccatactacTGTTCTGAATGTAGCAAAGGGTTTTCCACCAGACAGCTTCTTCAAACTCACACAAGAaatcacactggagaaaagcctttTTGTTGTACAGAATGCGGGAAACACTTCTCCACCAAGGTGCTTCTTAAAATCCACAcaaaaattcacactggagagaaaccgtatatgtgttctgaatgtgggaaggGATTCACTAGGACAAGCAACCTTCAGGCCCACAccagagttcacactggagagaagccattttcGTGTCAGGAGTGTGGAAAACGATTCTCTGAGAGTGGAAGTCTGCAGAGgcacagaagaattcacactggagagaagccatactgctgttctGACTGTGGGAAACGATTTTCACAATTGAGCTACCTTCGGGTCCACATAACATCTCACACTGGTGAGAAGCCTTTCAGCTGTTCCGAATGTGGCAAAGGATTCTTGCTCTCGAGCCATCTTCAGAGGCACTTACGacttcatactggagagaaaacccattgttgttttgaatgtggcaaacgattcccTGACAGGAGCAGTCTTCGGAGACACACAAAAATACAcagtggagagaagccatattggtgttccgaatgtggcaaacagttctttGAGAGCAGGAGTCTGCAGAGGCATATGAAAATACActctggagagaagccatattgctgttctgaatgtggcaagcaatttTCAGAGATGAGCTATCTTCAAGCCCatgcaagaattcacactggagagaaaccttactgctgtcctgaatgtggcaaacaattcactGCTAGAAGCACTCTTTGGAGACAcatgagagttcacactggaAAGAGGTCCTATTGCTGCTCTAAATGCGGCAAGGAGTTTTCTGAAATGAGCTCTCTTCAGGCCCACACAAgaactcacactggagagaagccgtattgctgttgtgaatgtggcaaacgattcttgCTGTGGCGCtatcttcagagacacacaagaACTCACAAtggtgagaagccatattgctgttcagtTTGTGGAAAGCGTTTCTTGATCAACAGCAATCTTCAAAGACACATAAGGACTCACACCGGGGTGAGACCGtactgctgttcagaatgtggcaaacaattctcagaGCTGAGAAATCTTCAGCTTCACGCAAGAACTCACACCGGAGAAAAGccatactgctgttctgaatgtggcaaacgattcaccACCACTAGTAATCTTCAGCAACACGCAAGAATTCACAACAGTGGAAATTTTAAGAGTGCAACAGAAAATCACAGTTAA